In one Deltaproteobacteria bacterium genomic region, the following are encoded:
- the efp gene encoding elongation factor P has product MYTASDLKKGLRIKIDNEPYIITEFNFVKPGKGQALYRSKLKNMLTGSQFERTFRSVDTFESADLQEKKMQFLYKEGEKYCFMDNQSYEQIFLTELQVGDAKNFLIDNIEAEVLMFEDRPLGVSLPNFVDLIVTQADPWAKGDTVSGNAKPVIVQTGYQIQVPPFVEQGEKIRIDTRTGEYMTRVKG; this is encoded by the coding sequence ATGTACACTGCCAGTGATTTGAAAAAAGGACTCAGAATAAAAATTGACAATGAACCCTATATCATAACGGAGTTCAACTTTGTCAAGCCCGGTAAAGGTCAGGCTCTCTATCGCTCCAAGTTAAAGAATATGCTGACAGGTAGCCAGTTTGAAAGGACCTTCCGTTCCGTGGATACCTTTGAATCTGCCGACCTGCAAGAGAAAAAGATGCAATTTCTCTACAAGGAAGGGGAGAAATACTGCTTCATGGACAATCAGAGTTATGAACAGATTTTTCTAACGGAATTGCAGGTAGGCGACGCGAAAAATTTTCTGATTGATAATATCGAAGCAGAAGTCCTGATGTTTGAGGACCGGCCGTTAGGCGTGAGCCTCCCCAATTTCGTGGATTTGATCGTGACGCAAGCCGATCCCTGGGCCAAGGGAGACACGGTATCGGGCAATGCCAAGCCCGTCATCGTGCAGACGGGTTACCAGATCCAGGTGCCTCCCTTTGTTGAGCAGGGCGAGAAGATCAGGATTGATACGCGCACCGGGGAATATATGACCCGTGTTAAAGGATAG
- a CDS encoding acyl-CoA dehydrogenase family protein, whose translation MELTAEQVDIKKAAREFAEGEFRDRAKEFDEKEEFDPAIWKKAAKNGFVGTFIKEAYDGAGLGFLEHSLIAEEFWRVDPGCGQAVISCTFGSEMIQAFGTEGQKKKYLPPLVAGEAMIGFAITEPDAGSDVTMIKTKAEKQGSKYIINGSKMFITNGCLADNLLVYALTHPEEKDVHKRFSVILVETATPGYEATKIHGKLGIRASNTAEVNFNNVEVPAENLIGQEQRGFYQLMDFFNKTRNHVAAQGVGVAQGALEAAILHIKKRKAFGGTLAGLQGLQFKIAEMATRIEAARGLYWRSAYLLDHGKVDPGLISMAKWYAGDTAVYVTNEALQLHGGYGYIADYDVQRFYRDAKIVEIYEGSKEVEKAVIARELLKKVF comes from the coding sequence ATGGAATTGACGGCTGAACAGGTTGACATCAAAAAGGCAGCACGGGAGTTTGCCGAGGGTGAATTCAGGGACAGGGCAAAGGAGTTTGATGAAAAGGAAGAGTTCGATCCGGCTATCTGGAAAAAGGCCGCGAAAAACGGCTTTGTCGGGACGTTTATTAAGGAAGCATATGATGGTGCGGGACTCGGTTTCCTGGAGCATTCCCTCATCGCGGAGGAGTTTTGGCGGGTTGATCCCGGATGCGGACAGGCGGTTATTTCCTGTACTTTCGGGTCGGAAATGATCCAGGCCTTTGGCACGGAGGGACAAAAGAAGAAATATCTTCCTCCTCTGGTAGCGGGAGAGGCAATGATCGGGTTTGCCATTACCGAACCCGATGCCGGCAGCGATGTGACCATGATCAAGACGAAGGCCGAGAAGCAGGGCAGCAAATACATCATCAACGGGTCGAAGATGTTTATCACCAACGGGTGTCTCGCCGATAACCTACTCGTCTATGCCCTCACGCACCCGGAGGAGAAAGATGTTCACAAGAGATTCAGTGTCATATTAGTCGAGACTGCAACCCCCGGCTATGAAGCCACAAAAATCCACGGCAAGCTGGGGATCCGGGCCTCAAATACCGCCGAGGTTAATTTCAATAACGTGGAAGTACCGGCGGAAAATCTGATAGGTCAGGAGCAACGGGGCTTTTATCAGCTCATGGATTTCTTCAACAAGACGCGAAACCATGTGGCGGCCCAGGGTGTCGGTGTTGCCCAGGGAGCGCTGGAAGCCGCGATTTTGCATATAAAAAAGAGAAAGGCCTTCGGGGGGACCTTGGCCGGACTCCAGGGGCTCCAGTTCAAGATCGCCGAGATGGCAACACGGATCGAGGCGGCCCGTGGTCTCTACTGGCGGTCAGCCTATCTACTCGACCACGGGAAGGTTGATCCCGGCCTCATTTCCATGGCGAAATGGTATGCCGGCGACACGGCGGTATATGTGACGAATGAAGCCCTGCAGCTGCACGGAGGCTACGGCTACATCGCCGATTACGATGTCCAGAGATTCTACCGGGATGCCAAGATTGTCGAGATTTATGAAGGCTCCAAAGAGGTTGAGAAGGCAGTCATCGCCAGAGAACTCTTGAAGAAGGTTTTTTAA
- the tolQ gene encoding protein TolQ, whose translation MQEVSTTNVNLGGQFHGSILDMIINASFMVQFVLISLLFFSVVSWAIIFMKYRLLKKARKENSTFLAMYMKSGKLSEVFTGSNKFLHSNVAKVFRAGYAEQITLNKFMKETPPASEGSAPAVLEIKGIDNIERTFHRACSTEITKMESTLGFLATTGSVCPFIGLFGTVWGIMDTFRGIGAKGSATLAVVAPGISEALVATAAGLAAAIPAVVFYNYFQNNIKIMVMEMDGFVSELLNILERFYAKR comes from the coding sequence GTGCAAGAGGTTTCTACCACGAACGTAAATTTGGGCGGCCAGTTCCACGGCAGCATCTTGGACATGATCATCAATGCCAGCTTCATGGTCCAATTCGTATTAATATCCCTGCTTTTCTTTTCGGTTGTTTCCTGGGCGATCATTTTTATGAAATACCGTCTGCTCAAAAAAGCCCGGAAGGAAAACAGCACGTTTCTGGCAATGTATATGAAGAGCGGCAAACTATCCGAGGTTTTTACCGGATCCAATAAATTTTTGCATTCCAATGTGGCGAAGGTTTTCCGGGCAGGCTATGCGGAGCAGATCACTCTCAACAAGTTCATGAAAGAAACACCCCCCGCCTCGGAAGGATCAGCGCCAGCAGTGTTGGAGATAAAGGGCATAGACAATATCGAACGCACCTTCCATCGCGCCTGCAGCACGGAGATTACCAAGATGGAAAGCACCCTTGGTTTTCTGGCGACTACCGGCAGCGTCTGTCCGTTTATCGGTCTTTTTGGCACGGTTTGGGGCATCATGGATACCTTCCGGGGTATCGGCGCCAAAGGGTCGGCAACTTTGGCTGTCGTAGCGCCCGGAATATCGGAGGCCCTGGTGGCGACTGCGGCAGGACTGGCGGCGGCCATACCGGCCGTAGTATTCTATAATTATTTTCAGAACAATATCAAAATTATGGTTATGGAGATGGATGGCTTTGTTTCCGAACTCCTGAATATTCTGGAGCGTTTTTATGCCAAGCGGTAG
- a CDS encoding biopolymer transporter ExbD, with protein MASKSFSEINVTPLVDVVLVLLIIFMVAAPMLQMGIDVNLPRVKSKSVDVTEEKLVLTVNGAKEIFLNKSKVTLPDLRSKLENIFAAKIDRDLFLRADRNVPYGFVVEVMSEVRKAGVDKLGMITEPPEEAR; from the coding sequence TTGGCAAGCAAATCCTTTTCCGAGATCAACGTTACACCGCTGGTGGATGTGGTCCTGGTGCTATTGATCATTTTTATGGTCGCCGCACCCATGCTGCAGATGGGCATTGATGTGAATCTGCCGCGCGTGAAATCCAAGAGCGTGGATGTTACGGAAGAAAAGCTCGTGCTGACCGTTAATGGCGCCAAAGAGATTTTCCTGAACAAAAGCAAGGTCACCCTGCCGGATCTGCGGTCCAAGTTAGAGAACATATTTGCCGCCAAGATTGACCGTGACCTTTTCCTGCGGGCGGACAGGAACGTCCCCTATGGCTTTGTTGTGGAGGTTATGTCTGAAGTCAGGAAGGCCGGGGTAGACAAGCTGGGGATGATTACCGAACCTCCGGAGGAGGCCAGATAA
- the tolB gene encoding Tol-Pal system beta propeller repeat protein TolB, whose product MKRCIIGFKTRLIFKSLILLGAILFFAPECADSADKVYLDMDSPAWQQFVIAVPDFRNLAGKNGLPDNQSALLADQLSSLLRITAFFNVVAKKAYLDDNKASANAPAENIRFADWLAIGAEYLVQGGFQQRGGELILDCRLYDVVKAEVVVGKKYVGKAADGKTMLRKFAGEILLALTGDGSVFGTRIAFVMKKGKATDILSINYDGSDLVKEIESRTILMSPRWSAEGRYLAYTSFEGGNPDFYVKDMTNAAITKISSFRGINLSGGWSSDGRKVLITLSKDGNEEIYLLDFGSKLLQRLTNNYAIDVSPVWSPDGGRIAFVSNRSGSPQLYIMDADGNNAKRLTYAGNYNTSPAWSPKGDRIAYEGMIDGRFQIFTIGPDGENVKQLTFDSGEGKSPSWSPDGRYLAFSKSNGNKKKIYIMTASGLNLRLLYEGSGECVSASWSSRFKTIP is encoded by the coding sequence ATGAAGAGGTGTATTATCGGCTTTAAAACCAGACTTATTTTTAAAAGCCTCATCTTACTGGGCGCGATTTTATTCTTTGCTCCCGAGTGTGCTGATAGCGCCGACAAGGTTTACTTAGACATGGATTCCCCTGCCTGGCAGCAATTTGTCATTGCTGTCCCGGATTTCCGGAACTTGGCCGGGAAAAATGGCTTGCCCGATAATCAGTCCGCCCTGCTTGCCGACCAGCTTTCCAGCCTCCTGCGGATAACGGCTTTTTTCAATGTTGTCGCTAAAAAGGCGTATCTCGATGATAATAAAGCGTCCGCCAATGCCCCTGCGGAAAACATCCGCTTTGCCGACTGGCTGGCGATCGGGGCGGAATATCTGGTGCAGGGAGGTTTTCAGCAACGGGGCGGCGAACTGATCCTGGATTGTCGTCTCTATGACGTGGTAAAGGCGGAAGTCGTAGTCGGGAAAAAGTATGTGGGCAAGGCTGCCGATGGCAAGACCATGCTCCGTAAATTTGCCGGGGAGATACTGCTTGCCCTTACGGGAGACGGGAGTGTCTTTGGCACGCGGATCGCCTTCGTCATGAAAAAGGGCAAGGCAACGGACATCCTTTCCATAAATTACGACGGTTCGGATTTGGTAAAAGAGATAGAGAGCAGGACAATTCTTATGTCTCCACGCTGGTCTGCCGAGGGCAGATATCTGGCGTATACTTCCTTTGAGGGGGGGAACCCGGATTTCTACGTCAAGGATATGACTAATGCCGCCATTACGAAGATTAGTTCTTTCCGGGGCATTAATTTGTCTGGAGGCTGGTCGTCCGACGGCAGGAAGGTGCTGATAACCTTGAGCAAAGACGGCAATGAAGAGATTTATCTGCTGGACTTCGGCAGTAAGCTACTGCAACGTTTGACAAACAATTATGCTATTGATGTCTCTCCCGTCTGGTCCCCTGATGGAGGCAGGATCGCTTTCGTATCGAATCGTTCCGGATCTCCGCAATTATATATCATGGACGCAGACGGCAATAATGCCAAAAGGCTTACCTATGCAGGGAACTACAATACCTCTCCCGCCTGGTCTCCCAAGGGCGACCGGATTGCCTATGAAGGCATGATAGACGGCAGGTTCCAGATTTTTACCATCGGCCCGGACGGTGAAAACGTGAAGCAACTGACCTTTGACAGCGGCGAGGGCAAATCTCCCTCCTGGTCACCTGACGGCCGGTATTTAGCCTTCAGCAAAAGTAACGGCAATAAGAAAAAAATTTATATCATGACCGCCTCCGGATTGAACTTGCGGCTTTTGTATGAAGGGTCCGGGGAATGCGTTTCTGCTTCCTGGTCTTCCCGTTTTAAGACCATTCCTTAG
- a CDS encoding energy transducer TonB → MYLEGSNSGDGGPSLHGIIFLSLVAHFIVLSLLVFSRSLLPMPKLTFGPVYSVQLVSMPASLLEKKGAETAARNILDYVPARQPMLNRSSLDSLPVPVTPVEARKKSFGSVEKALEAIRKNVPAAAEQSAPSPASQGASRITSQASSAARLSDGGGDANARMRNYYAVIWSRIKVLWTIPQGLLPRENIEAVVHAQILRDGTITNVGLEKRSGNRYFDDAALRTVKKANPLPPLPEELRDGSIEIGIRFHSAEFK, encoded by the coding sequence ATGTATCTGGAGGGAAGCAACTCCGGAGACGGAGGGCCAAGCTTGCACGGCATTATTTTCCTGTCTCTGGTGGCCCATTTTATTGTTTTGTCTCTCCTTGTTTTCTCACGCTCGCTATTGCCTATGCCCAAATTGACTTTCGGCCCGGTATACTCTGTCCAATTGGTAAGTATGCCGGCCAGTTTGCTGGAAAAGAAAGGCGCGGAGACAGCGGCGAGAAACATATTAGATTACGTCCCTGCCCGCCAGCCCATGCTTAACAGGTCATCCCTGGATTCACTTCCCGTTCCTGTTACTCCCGTAGAAGCGCGAAAAAAATCCTTCGGTAGCGTAGAAAAGGCGCTGGAAGCAATTAGAAAGAATGTTCCGGCGGCAGCGGAGCAATCGGCGCCCTCGCCGGCCTCGCAGGGGGCGTCGCGGATAACGTCGCAGGCGTCATCCGCTGCCAGGCTCAGCGACGGGGGGGGGGACGCGAATGCCAGGATGAGGAACTACTATGCCGTAATCTGGTCGAGGATCAAAGTGTTGTGGACCATTCCCCAGGGTCTGTTGCCCCGCGAAAACATTGAAGCGGTGGTGCACGCCCAAATATTAAGGGATGGGACGATTACGAATGTTGGTCTGGAGAAGCGGTCCGGCAACCGTTACTTTGATGATGCCGCGCTGCGGACTGTCAAAAAGGCCAATCCCTTGCCGCCGTTGCCGGAGGAACTAAGAGACGGCAGCATTGAAATCGGCATCCGCTTTCATTCTGCCGAATTCAAATGA
- a CDS encoding bifunctional riboflavin kinase/FAD synthetase: MQVIKYPEDVPPELKGAFITIGNFDGVHLGHRHVFQRLVQAARAAKRKALLVTFVPHPKMVMHPERRPFYLLTTLEERVKLLAELQLDAVILVPFTIQYAATTAAEFISDFLWENLRVGKIFIGHDYKFGQGQAGNKDMLAAWGQDLDFEVEVINAFSCDGIIISSTRIRKLILAGDVRQAALLLGRPYNVSGSVIEGKKRGGALGFPTANIMPHKELLPAKGVYAARVNLNGTQYQAVLNIGLNPTFGDVAISLEVHLMGFPPENIYGQSLDILFIERIREERRFASPAELVAQISKDTEQALAILKLRL, translated from the coding sequence ATGCAGGTAATCAAGTACCCGGAAGACGTCCCCCCCGAATTAAAGGGCGCCTTCATCACCATAGGCAATTTCGATGGCGTCCATCTGGGACACCGACACGTATTTCAAAGACTCGTCCAGGCCGCCCGGGCAGCTAAACGGAAGGCCCTGCTCGTAACCTTTGTCCCCCACCCCAAGATGGTCATGCACCCCGAACGGAGACCATTTTACCTGCTCACGACCCTGGAGGAAAGGGTCAAACTGCTGGCGGAATTGCAACTCGACGCCGTTATCCTGGTCCCTTTTACCATTCAATATGCAGCCACGACCGCAGCGGAATTTATCTCGGATTTTCTGTGGGAAAATCTGCGGGTGGGAAAAATATTCATCGGCCATGACTATAAATTCGGCCAGGGCCAGGCAGGCAATAAAGACATGCTGGCGGCCTGGGGGCAAGACCTCGACTTTGAAGTTGAAGTTATCAATGCCTTCTCCTGTGACGGCATCATCATCAGCAGCACCCGCATCAGAAAGCTCATTCTCGCCGGAGATGTCCGGCAGGCCGCCTTGCTTTTGGGCCGCCCGTATAATGTAAGCGGCTCTGTGATCGAAGGAAAGAAGCGCGGCGGCGCTCTGGGATTCCCCACGGCCAATATTATGCCGCACAAAGAGTTGCTGCCCGCGAAAGGCGTTTATGCCGCCCGCGTTAACCTGAACGGGACACAATACCAGGCTGTTTTGAATATCGGTCTGAACCCTACCTTCGGAGACGTCGCCATATCACTGGAAGTGCATTTGATGGGGTTCCCCCCGGAAAACATCTATGGACAATCGCTGGATATTCTTTTTATCGAGCGGATCAGGGAAGAGCGCCGCTTCGCGAGTCCGGCAGAACTGGTGGCCCAGATCAGCAAGGACACGGAGCAGGCGCTCGCGATCCTGAAACTTCGCCTATGA
- a CDS encoding MFS transporter — translation MKTVTQSDSAWLIGICLSRSFFAFIFTAYAAALPLLRADWNMSASQAGLIQSAWHTGYLISLFAVGFIADRYGANKTFLIGSVLAGFSALMFAFFADGFISGLFFYGVTGLCSGASYTPGLTLVAERFAPHERGRAMGWFLAAASLGYGVSLLLSGILMPHVGWRGSFIAAACGPLIAMRISFWTLRVTPNVIHPHGNQLTGILALRAVWQNRPAMLLIWAYVFHAWELLGLWAWLPAYLAAAIVQNGAMTLKAAGFGALFTAFTHITSMSGSIYGGALSDRWGRTRAILLGSCLSLMCSFMFGWMIALPLWLLVTVATLYNIAAITDSSVYSTALTELVPPHYLGAAYALRSLLGFGAGIISPWVFGLVMDWARGEPLNSETMAWGLAWTALGVGAALGPLMTVMLRETPEANKMACGKR, via the coding sequence TTGAAGACAGTAACACAAAGTGACTCCGCTTGGCTCATCGGGATCTGTCTGAGCCGTAGCTTTTTTGCATTTATCTTCACCGCCTACGCGGCGGCGCTGCCGCTGCTGAGAGCTGATTGGAACATGTCGGCAAGCCAGGCCGGTTTGATACAATCGGCCTGGCATACCGGCTATCTGATATCGCTGTTTGCGGTCGGTTTTATTGCTGACCGGTACGGCGCCAATAAAACGTTTCTTATTGGCAGTGTCCTAGCCGGCTTTAGCGCACTTATGTTCGCGTTTTTCGCAGACGGTTTCATCTCCGGTCTCTTCTTTTATGGGGTTACCGGATTATGTTCTGGTGCATCGTATACGCCGGGTTTGACACTTGTTGCGGAGCGTTTTGCACCTCATGAGCGCGGCCGAGCAATGGGATGGTTTCTTGCTGCAGCTTCGCTCGGGTATGGCGTATCGCTGCTCCTGAGCGGAATCCTGATGCCGCACGTCGGCTGGCGAGGCTCATTTATCGCCGCGGCTTGTGGACCGCTCATTGCGATGCGAATCTCGTTTTGGACGTTACGAGTGACGCCCAACGTGATTCATCCGCACGGCAACCAGCTCACCGGCATCCTCGCATTGCGGGCGGTCTGGCAAAACAGGCCTGCCATGCTTCTTATCTGGGCATATGTATTCCATGCATGGGAACTGCTGGGATTATGGGCGTGGCTGCCGGCATATCTCGCGGCAGCGATCGTGCAGAATGGCGCCATGACTCTGAAGGCCGCCGGTTTCGGTGCTCTCTTCACAGCGTTCACTCACATCACCAGTATGAGCGGCAGCATATACGGCGGCGCTCTGTCGGATCGCTGGGGACGCACCAGAGCTATCCTCTTGGGGTCATGCCTGAGCCTTATGTGCTCTTTTATGTTCGGCTGGATGATAGCGCTGCCTCTATGGCTCCTGGTGACTGTGGCCACGCTCTACAACATTGCCGCTATCACCGATTCTTCGGTCTATTCGACGGCTCTCACCGAACTGGTTCCGCCTCACTATCTGGGCGCTGCCTATGCGCTACGCTCGCTTCTTGGTTTCGGCGCAGGAATCATAAGCCCATGGGTGTTCGGGCTCGTGATGGACTGGGCACGCGGCGAACCGCTCAACTCGGAGACAATGGCATGGGGACTTGCGTGGACTGCACTCGGTGTCGGCGCTGCGCTCGGGCCGCTAATGACGGTCATGCTGCGCGAGACGCCCGAGGCGAACAAGATGGCCTGCGGAAAAAGGTAA
- the epmA gene encoding EF-P lysine aminoacylase EpmA, with translation MLKDRPPVEEGGPSAGKRDFLWRRAAMIQAMRRFFIIHGYLEVETPLLIPAPAPETHIDAVSCGNWFLHTSPELCMKRLLAAGYPRIFQICRCFRSKERGTRHLPEFTILEWYQADSDYRKLMTECQDLLSFVFNELGCGGALSFQGRRVSLQPPWEMITVADAFDLHAPLSMSEALRTECFDEMMACHIEPELGVAKPIFIYDYPLHPGCLARAKKGDPSLTERFELYIGGLELANAFSELTDAEEQRTRFQVSERERSAVGKSAYPVPERFLTALSSMPEAAGIALGIDRLAMILTDRSTIDDVVAFVPEDL, from the coding sequence GTGTTAAAGGATAGGCCTCCAGTAGAAGAAGGTGGTCCGTCGGCAGGCAAAAGGGATTTCCTCTGGCGGCGGGCGGCAATGATCCAGGCCATGCGGCGTTTTTTCATTATCCATGGTTATCTGGAGGTGGAAACCCCCCTACTGATCCCAGCGCCGGCGCCGGAGACGCATATAGATGCCGTGAGTTGCGGTAACTGGTTTTTACATACCTCGCCGGAACTGTGCATGAAACGGCTGCTCGCTGCCGGCTATCCCCGCATCTTTCAAATATGCCGCTGTTTCCGCAGTAAGGAAAGGGGCACGCGGCACCTGCCCGAATTTACCATCCTGGAGTGGTATCAGGCCGACAGCGACTACAGAAAATTGATGACGGAATGCCAGGATTTGCTGTCCTTTGTTTTCAATGAGCTTGGGTGCGGCGGCGCCCTTTCCTTTCAGGGGAGGCGCGTCAGCCTGCAGCCGCCCTGGGAGATGATCACCGTGGCCGATGCCTTTGATCTCCATGCCCCGCTGTCCATGTCGGAAGCCCTGCGGACGGAATGTTTTGACGAGATGATGGCCTGTCACATAGAACCGGAGCTGGGCGTGGCCAAACCGATATTTATTTATGATTATCCCCTGCATCCCGGTTGCTTAGCCAGGGCGAAAAAAGGCGACCCCTCGCTTACGGAACGCTTTGAGCTCTATATCGGAGGACTGGAACTGGCCAATGCCTTTTCCGAACTGACCGATGCCGAAGAGCAGCGTACACGCTTTCAAGTATCTGAACGAGAGCGCTCAGCCGTGGGGAAATCGGCCTATCCCGTTCCCGAAAGATTTTTAACGGCCCTCTCCTCCATGCCGGAAGCGGCCGGCATCGCGCTGGGCATTGACAGATTGGCTATGATCCTGACGGACCGGTCAACTATTGACGACGTGGTGGCTTTTGTGCCCGAAGATTTATAA
- a CDS encoding KamA family radical SAM protein — protein sequence MIKGKICIPWSNNISHDDWHDWRWQYQQRLHTREQLAALIHYPPSAAAWYGKLISAYPYCITPYYLSLVDRDDTDDPIARQCFPDLREMDHAPGELADPLAEENNMPLDGLVYRYPDRCLVMVTNACVTYCRHCNRKRRWGNNAHVAGKTELQAMVAYVAENPGIREVIISGGDPLTLSEGLLDWFLGALRALSNVEVIRLGSRIPVVMPMRITKRLCRMLRKHRPLWFNTQFNHANEITDDSARACAMLLEAGLPLSNQSVLLKGVNDSYEAMQALLYGLQRIGVRPYYLFQGDAVAGTNHLRADMEQGIEMMGKLRSNISGLCLPAYVLDTGERGKIPL from the coding sequence ATGATAAAAGGAAAAATTTGCATTCCCTGGAGCAATAACATCTCTCATGACGATTGGCACGATTGGCGCTGGCAATATCAACAGCGTCTCCACACCCGGGAGCAGTTAGCAGCCTTGATTCATTATCCTCCGTCGGCAGCGGCCTGGTACGGGAAACTCATCAGTGCCTACCCTTACTGTATTACGCCTTACTATCTTTCCCTGGTGGACCGTGATGATACCGATGATCCCATTGCCAGGCAGTGTTTCCCGGACCTGCGGGAGATGGATCATGCCCCGGGAGAACTGGCCGATCCGCTGGCGGAGGAAAATAATATGCCCCTTGACGGTCTCGTGTACCGCTATCCGGACCGGTGCCTCGTCATGGTGACGAATGCCTGTGTTACCTATTGCCGGCATTGCAACCGCAAACGCCGGTGGGGAAATAATGCTCACGTGGCCGGCAAAACGGAGTTGCAGGCGATGGTCGCTTACGTAGCTGAAAATCCGGGTATCAGGGAGGTGATAATTTCCGGCGGCGACCCCCTGACCTTGAGTGAAGGGCTGCTGGACTGGTTCCTCGGGGCGCTGCGCGCTCTTTCCAACGTCGAGGTGATTCGCCTCGGGAGCCGTATCCCAGTCGTCATGCCGATGCGGATCACGAAAAGACTCTGTCGAATGCTGCGCAAACATCGGCCGCTGTGGTTCAACACCCAATTTAATCATGCCAATGAAATCACGGATGATTCAGCCCGGGCCTGCGCCATGCTGCTGGAAGCGGGTCTGCCCCTTTCCAACCAGTCAGTGCTGCTGAAGGGAGTAAATGATTCTTACGAAGCGATGCAGGCTCTCCTCTACGGACTGCAGCGAATCGGGGTCAGACCATATTACCTCTTTCAGGGCGACGCCGTGGCCGGCACGAACCATTTGCGGGCGGATATGGAACAGGGGATAGAGATGATGGGAAAACTCAGGAGCAATATCTCGGGACTTTGCCTGCCCGCCTACGTTCTTGATACGGGGGAGCGAGGGAAAATTCCGCTGTAA
- a CDS encoding acyl-CoA dehydrogenase family protein: MEFELSKEQKEIQRAVRDFVAGEFKKEFILELEEKHEYPVQLWEKAAELGFIGIHYDEKYSGQGLGVMENILVAEELCRGDSSVGACIILANFGSEIILHFGSEEQKLKWLPQLATGKVLSCGAFTEPDHGSDITSMSTTAFKDGNDWIINGNKMFITNGGPLAGFYCVLCQTDPHANPSYRGLSLILVEADRAGVSASSVGHKMGIRMMNSAEVVFSNVRVPTENLLGKEGNGFYQVLAFFDESRILIAAQALGTAQGAFDRALAYVKSRKQFGKKIAEFQITQHKLADMATKIEMARLLVYKAAWNCDQGRTDPKLTSMAKMAAARTAVEVCDEAIQLLGGYGYMLEYEVERFYRDAKITELYEGTKEIQKNTIAGALLGKIK; the protein is encoded by the coding sequence ATGGAATTCGAACTGTCGAAAGAGCAAAAAGAAATTCAACGAGCGGTCAGAGATTTCGTAGCGGGTGAATTTAAAAAAGAGTTCATCCTGGAACTGGAAGAAAAACATGAATATCCGGTCCAATTGTGGGAAAAGGCTGCCGAACTGGGCTTCATCGGTATTCATTATGATGAAAAGTACTCTGGCCAGGGATTGGGAGTCATGGAGAATATTCTGGTCGCCGAAGAACTGTGTCGGGGTGATTCTTCCGTAGGCGCCTGTATTATTTTAGCAAATTTTGGTTCTGAAATTATCCTGCATTTCGGCAGCGAAGAGCAAAAATTAAAATGGCTGCCACAGCTCGCCACCGGCAAAGTGCTTTCCTGCGGTGCCTTTACCGAACCCGATCATGGATCGGATATTACCTCGATGAGTACCACCGCCTTCAAAGACGGGAATGATTGGATCATCAACGGCAACAAGATGTTTATTACCAATGGGGGACCGCTCGCCGGATTCTACTGTGTTTTGTGCCAGACCGATCCCCATGCGAATCCTTCTTATAGAGGGCTGAGTCTGATTCTGGTCGAAGCGGATCGGGCGGGCGTTTCTGCCAGCAGTGTCGGGCACAAGATGGGCATTCGGATGATGAACTCGGCAGAAGTTGTTTTCAGCAATGTCAGGGTTCCGACCGAAAACCTGCTTGGCAAAGAAGGCAACGGATTCTACCAGGTGCTTGCCTTCTTCGATGAAAGCCGGATACTGATCGCCGCCCAGGCTTTGGGGACTGCCCAGGGCGCCTTTGACCGTGCTCTGGCGTATGTCAAGTCTCGAAAGCAGTTTGGCAAGAAAATCGCTGAGTTTCAGATTACTCAACACAAACTGGCGGATATGGCGACGAAGATCGAGATGGCCAGGCTACTGGTTTATAAAGCAGCCTGGAATTGTGATCAGGGACGGACTGATCCCAAGCTGACTTCCATGGCAAAAATGGCTGCCGCCCGCACCGCCGTTGAAGTTTGTGACGAAGCCATTCAACTTCTGGGCGGATACGGCTATATGCTGGAATACGAAGTAGAGCGTTTCTACCGGGATGCCAAAATTACCGAATTGTATGAAGGCACGAAAGAAATTCAGAAGAACACCATTGCCGGTGCGCTGCTCGGAAAGATAAAGTAA